The sequence GACCCCGACCTCTCGATCGACGGGGTCCCCGCCGCCCGGAAGGTGGCCTTTCTGGCGAACCTCGACGCCGCCCCCGACGGCGGGCTCGGCTTCCTCTCGGTCAACGGCGACGTGGGCGTGGAATCGGCGGCGTTCCGGGACGCCGTCCCGCCGGGGTCGCGGCTGGCCGACGCGCTGGCCGAGGCGGATGTCGACGTCGGCACCGAGAGTGACTCCTGACCGGGACCACAAGCGGCGTCGTCACCACGCGCGGTCGAGCACCGTCGCGGTCTCCTCGGTGCTCGGGTCGACCCCCTCGGGTACGACCCCCAGCAGGTCGTCGTCCCGGATCGCGGCGGCGACGGCGGGCAGATCCGACCGCGACGACGGCGGCGGCGCCGCGGAGGCGACGCGGGAGCCCCAGGTCGTCGCGGACGCCCGCGACCGCGTCGGTCACGGCGTCGGCCGGGTCCGCACCGGCGTCGGCGACACCGAGCGCAGACGCAAGCGGGTCCCGGCGTCCCTCGACCCGGTCGAAGACGCACCGGAGGACGTGGGGTGCGACGACCCCGTGGATCGTCCCCTGGTGGACGTCGAAGCCGTGGCCGAACGCGTGGATGATCGACGCGCGGTACCCCTCCGCGCCGGCGAGGCCGTATTGGACGCAGACGATCCCCGCGAGGACATCGGCGAGCAGGTCGCGGGCGAACTGGCGGCGTCGTCGGAGAAGCCGATGCACCT comes from Halobellus ruber and encodes:
- a CDS encoding class II aldolase/adducin family protein, with the translated sequence MTPDRDHKRRRHHARSSTVAVSSVLGSTPSGTTPSRSSSRIAAATAGRSDRDDGGGAAEATREPQVVADARDRVGHGVGRVRTGVGDTERRRKRVPASLDPVEDAPEDVGCDDPVDRPLVDVEAVAERVDDRRAVPLRAGEAVLDADDPREDIGEQVAGELAASSEKPMHLQIMRERDDVGAVVHTHSPYASTFAALHEPIPATHYLIAFAGKEVPVTPYEEPGSEELGAAAVSALGDDHNACLLGNHGVIAVGGDADSAFEVALMVEYCARIHYQGQNIGDPTHLPEEELEHLFDRFSDYGQGG